From the genome of Jaculus jaculus isolate mJacJac1 chromosome 17, mJacJac1.mat.Y.cur, whole genome shotgun sequence:
gagcctcgaaccagggtccttaggcttcacaggcaagtgcttaatggctaagccatctctctggcccctggaTTTGGTTTCAAACTCTTCCTCCTGAGACGGCCAAAGGGGACCGGCTGCTTGTCAAGCATCTTCACGGTCTGCAGGGTGCTCTCTTCTCCCAGGGCACAGTGAAGAGAGACGGGTCTCTTGGAGAACAGCACGGCTTGGCTCCTCTCAACCTACTTTGTTGGttttttattcgaggtagggtctcactctggtcaggctgacctggaattcactatgcagtctcagggtggcctcaaactcacagcaatcctcccacctctgcctcccaagtgctgggactaaagacgtgcaccaccacacccggccgacTTCTGCCAGTAGGTGGGAACATGGCCTCTGGGCCACCACAGTCTTCCAGTAAGACCCACTGGACTGCTCCGTTTCCAGAACACAAGGCCAGGCTTCTCCAAATCCCATCCCCCAGCCCCACCACACCAAGTCCTCCTCCTTCAGGTTTGAAATCTAGAGCTGTCAAGTCTTCCAGGAAGACCTGCtcacaggaggaggagggagaggagagggagcacTGGTAGTTCCCAAAAACAGTCCACAGACGGATTGTGAGTGACGACTCTTTCAGGATGGCCTTCGCATGGGCAGCTTTTGTCAAGTGCTGGCCAGTGGATCAGCACAGCCCTCAGTCAGTCACTGCCCTTTATAAGAACACATGGATCCAGGCTTCGGCCTCCGCCAGCCCCAGAGCAAAGCTGTGGATTACACTTCCTGTCTCACCACGGAGCTGGGGGCCCAGGTGAGGACAGAGCAAGAATGAGGTTCTGGGTCAATAAGTCGGTTCTGTAGTTATTTGTGAGTCAACAAAGGGGATCCGATAGCCGGAAATCAACACTGGGCAGTCTTCCTGGCAGGAAGCAGAGCAACAGAGACCTCTTCAAGGGACTCAAGCCCAGGGACAACAGTGAAGTCACCAGTGGGCCCGCACCCCGGTCGATGACTCCTGCTGGTTCCCAGGACCCCGTCGTCCTCGACCCCAGCCCCCAGCAGGCTGCTCTTCACGCTGCTCACACTGCAGCTTCCGCGTGGCCACAGGTCGCCCTTTCCGCTCCCCTCGTGCCCTTCACGCCCCTGCGCAGGAGTGTCGTGTCCTGACGGGCCGGGCTCCTGCCTCAGCTTACGACAGGGACTTCTTCCTGCGGATCTTGGGCTTCTTCACGGGCCTCAGATAGGGGTTGTCCATGACGCTCTCCTCCCCGTTCCGGCTGCCCGGCAAGGCGGGGTTCTGCTGTAGAACAGAAGCGTTCTCCTTCTCGGCTCCAGAGTCGTCCCTCTCCTTGGCTCCATGAGGGGGTCTTGTCTGTCCTGCTTCTTGCTGGTCCCCAGCACCTGAGACTGTGCCCAGCCCTGGCAGTGCTCATCCAACGTTGGCCAAGCAGATAAGCGCATCCCCAGAGCACAGATGTGTCTCCAGCCAGAGATCCACTCACGCCTACGTCTTCATGGGCCACCATGCAAGTCTCTAACATAGGGTCAGAGACCAGGCTaggcatctcccagccccaggggAACCCACCGTGCTGACGTGGAGAGCGAGGTTCTCGGTGTCCATCTGCTCATCCTGCTCCAAGGAGTCAGTCTCTTCCATTTGCTGCATCTCCAGCTCAGAGGGGAGAAGCGCCGTCAGATAGGGGATGGTGAAGGGCCTGGCAGCGATCAATGGGAATGTGCTGACATCGTCCTTGAAAAGAGACTGGGTCTCGCCTGTCTTAGCCATGAACCGGGTGAGTGCGCGCTCCACGTCGCGCCTATGGGAGGCGGCCTTCTCCCGCAGGACCTGGTAGTCAGACACGGGCTCGCGGTAGGTCGGAGTTTTGATGTAGGTGTGAGGATCGGGAAACTCGGGAAAATGGCTGGGGATGTGCAGCGGGTGGGGCCGGTTCTGACCTGCAGTGAGGGCCTTGGGGGTCACTGGCTGATTGGTCACAGGAGGTGCCGTGATGACCATCCTCTGAGACCGTTTTGCATAAGCAGGGAGAGTGTCCACATTGAAACCCATCTCAACTAGCGTGACCAGAATATCCGACAGCGTGGGCTGCGTCCTGGCTGTGTGCTCACAGTAAGACTTGGCACTCCTGCCAATTTCTGATATGTCATTCCGGAGCCGCTGGCCGAGGCCGCCGTGTCGCCATCTTGCTCTGGCCTAGCGTCccatgtctatttctttaaagcaaaggttccaaaagattaacatccatatggtcaggttcatctcagctcagaCAGCTTTAGATttgttgagataaacttccagaccaggtacagttatggaggaaggaatatttactgaagcttacagatccaggggaagttccataatggcagaaaaagctggcttgccttcacaggcccaatcagagagagagagagagaagcacaagcctttagaaatacaaaagccgccggcaaaccaaaggtgaaggagaagagaaagggaacgaagagatgtcgacaagtaagtgcAGGTTATATAAGCAAAGTTTaatgcactaaatatgaagactgcctcataactcatgagggtatactcacctgcacacacagattacctcctcaacaactgcctctcatggggtgcactaAACTGCCGGGGTCCCAGAGCTGCATGTTAGGCACCAGAttggggctccttcccagtcaggtagtgcctagggaagaaccaggcctgctggttcctccctagaggttgaggaggatgatgaacaTCGGACGACTcaaaaacctctcctggccacaggagaaaaaccacagagttgggagtcttttcgattcaggaacttgcagaaacaactcacttgaTGATTACTCTGAGCaattgcctatatcatgttgggatgaaggtggggattttaggatgggggaagaggtaagggccaatagtcaACTTTaattattgaaatgataattacaATTAATATGCGGAAGTGGCAGACCAGAAGctattaggcatcttgctgagtcatagctgtcCAGAGACTGGTCgctaaactttagctaggctcaggaagttccactaggcctcacgcctgggcctttcacaGCCCAACACCCCAACAGTAGCATGTCCTAGGGGACCTCTAATTGGGCAGTAACAGAGGTGCACATTCAGGAATCTGTCTATTCCTACACTCTCAGAAACCCACTAGCCCCTCATATCAGGGTGGTCTGTTATCTACCTAAATCAGGCTTATCTCATGTCAGGTGGATAGGGCAATCACTTGATGAGCCTTTTCCCACACTTCCTGCACTCAGATAGGTGATCAATCCACTGATTGTGGACACACAGTGTGGTAGCCATGTACCTCATTTCTGCCCCACTCCTTTCAGTGCTAGCAGCACCCGCCAACCCTGCATTGCCCCTGTACATGTTCCTCAGATCCTCTAATCCACCTAACCCCATGAGCACCCTGTGGGTCACTGGCCCAGCCCAACCCCCACATGTCCATGGGCTCCCCACACCCCTGAATCCAATGCACACATCCCTGTGTGTCCCCCACACCCTGCATCACAACTGCCCAACATCTCCATTCTATGGATAGCCTCAGTGTATCTTTCTGGCCATGGTTGCCTCCTCTGGTTCATGGATGACTGTGTATGTAGTCCAAAACATCCCTATACCAACCAACTCCAAAGATCTGGTTCTGGATGTGTACTTGGATCCCAGTGACCCCAACAGTCCCTCAACAAGTTGCCTCACTCCCAGTGACTATGTGGGGCATCTCTTCTGTGGCAGATGGGGAGGACAGGACCAGGGTGAACCAGTTATTCCTCAACTTTATCAGCTGGGCACAGTATGGGAGTAGGGGAGAGTATTACTGCCCTGGAGCCCCACAGGTAAGATACAGCTCCTATGGGGGTTAAAAAGATTACAgattgtgccgggcgtggtggcgcacacctttaatcccagcactcgggaggcagaggtaggaggatcactgtgagttcgaggccaccctgagatgacagagttaattacaggtcagcctggaccagagtgagaccctacctcgtaaaaccaaaaaaaaaaaaaaaaaagattacagacTTCCAGCTAACATTTGTATCATCTACCAGACCAGACCTACTCATGCACTTGCATCCTCCACAACCATCCCACTCCAATCTggttaaaaaccaaaacagaacactcactaaaCATTCTACAAGCTCAAATAAATGTTTCCcacttaataaaattagaattttaaCCCAATATGGGAGAAcccaatggagagagagagagagagagagagagagagagagagagagagagatctaactCTACCAAGTTTGCCTAGTTCCACAATAAAAGTCTTGAATGAAAATGTAGAGAAGACAACAGAAATAGAATCACAAAATGaaagctatgtgaccctggctCAGTGAATCactgaaatggaagaaaatcatttaaaaaaccaagaaatgaaaTGCAGCGGAATCATTGTTTACAACacacaaatttttaatttttaaaaatgttttatttatttactttatttacttatttgagagagagagagagagagaatgggcatgccaggacctctatccactgcaaacaaatttcagacccATACTCCTTCTTATGcataagtaggtcctggggagttgaactagggtgctttggctttgcaggccaacaccttaaccactaaacaatccctccagcccctcaacattttatttgtatatttttggtgtgcgtgtgcacaccTGTGTTCATATACCTGAGTATGgcttacaggcaaacaccttatttgctaagtcatccctcctgACACAGCACCAAACTTTTGTCATTAGACTTAACTTAGTTGAGGCAAACCAAGAGGCctcaaaataaagataaatgagtggaaggtgagtcaaaaaatagaggatctcaataagcAGCTGGTTAAGTgtaatgaagacatgattaaacttaagaatgaattccaagaagcatcaagaaaatcaaaccatgacCTAAAATTGGAACTTGACAATGGGATAAACATGACACTGAACAATTCaacataaaagcaaaaataaaatagagttaaTAAAAGTCTTTCTAGAAACCTTCAGTCAGAACTAATtaggtggaggacagaaactcaggtctaaaagataagacagaaaaaatggtTTGAGAGTCCAAATACatccataaattaaaaaaaatcatgcagtgtcagagaccatgacctgactgccctaggacaaaagaagaactaacagccttcatatggcccgtcactgccctgaggacaaaagagaactagcagccctcaagCAGCTCCTCCCccaagaacaaacagctgctctgggagacatcacaagagagattccaagaagatgctccagaagattatggccaggtggccctacttcctccttccttgtaacCCCTCCCCCTGTTTCTCCCCCTTAGTGCGCTGCCTGCTGGTTGactataaaagagctaaaaaaaatccaacattaaacgagaccttgacaaaacctccgcttggtctccttcttcttttccacccgttctttcaggttgcagccctcttCGACCACCCTgcgtaacattggccccacaggttgggggcaagtggcgcccaacgtggggctcgaggcacgggtcTCGACTGGATGACTAACCATGCTGGAGATCTCCTTGGGACgctgagagacattttgaagaatGCCCCGCCATTTCATCGCTAGTGATTTCGGCTAAGGGACACAgtaagtcagggcccttatttttcattctcgtccgattttcagaatgggccaaaagcttagtaaagaggctctttttcttaaggatttaaagagctcactcagggaaagaggaactagagttaagaaaaaggacctcgttaatttttttttgttttcattgacaaagtgtgtccctggttcattatttctggtcctgatattcatcctgaaaaatggcaaaaggtcaGTAAAGACCTAAGTCAccgtattctagaggagggacctcATTCCGTTCCCTCcacgattttctcctactggagactcataagagacatagtggaggaagcgcattcagatccagataaacaacaactcctttctgtcgctGAATACTGCCTCCGCCCTCTCTTGCGCGGCGTTTCTTTAGgtttcactttcctctcctcctgaaaaatccccttgcccgTTGGTCATTATTGATATGGGACCCAACTCTAATAACTCTGGTGCTCCCCAAACGGTAGAAAGGTTGTACCCATCCTTGCCCGAGCCCGCTCCCCCTGAAACTGCTTCTCAATGTACAACCCTCATTAACccagttttttcaaaaaactgTGATCCCAAGCCACTCGATCTGGGTGATGCTGCTTctcttgaggaggaggctgctaaatATCATAATCCCGACTGGCCTCCGACTGCATCATTACTCCCTTTTAGAccccctccttatctctctccaatGTGCGCTCCCACCTTGTTATCCTCCAGGTTTTTTCCCTCTGCCCTCGCTGGCACTAaggaacatctcactaaacaaaTAATTGAATTACAGGATGTTCTTAAACTACAAAAGGATTTTGCCCAACTCTCTTCAGATTTAAACTTACTGCAAAATTCAATTAATGAAGCTATATTAAAGCCCCCTAAACAGTCTCCAACCAAAAACGTTAAAAAATCTCTTTCCCCATGCCATCCCTTGGCTTTCACAGTGATTACGCACTCCACTGCCACACCCCAGATTTCCTCCTCGGATGCCCCATTAGAAGACCAtgattctcctctggtcttggaTAATGAGGATGAAACCTCAGAAGCAGAGGAAGGGCCCGAGGAACTTTTAGTGCCCCCTGTTAGAATTCCCGCCGCTGCTCTGGGTGCCCAACCCCCGGAGACTCACTATCACCCCCTGCGctttaaaaaggttaaagaatTCCACTCTGCAGTACAGGCTTATGGCCCAACAGCCCCCTTTACTCTCTCCCTTCTCAAGGATCTCTCTGGGGGAGGTCATTTAACCCCGGGAGAGTGGACCCAAGTTGTTTAGTCAGTTCTAACCCAAGGAcaatttttgtcatggaaggcgGACTTTATGGATAGATGCCAATCAATTGCTTCAGTTAATCTAAGGGTGGTGTAATCCACTCAATATCACCTTCACAccagaaggcaaaagacaggatTGGACAAATAGAGGCTTTGggtggggccttaggttatatgcctatgGTACAGACCCTGGCCTTTCataattaaacttcttaaaacacccactcagttccctaaggttgctataggaccaaatcccgttcttcatcagccccctcccagccaggctaaaaacatacaccccccctctctctcaacacCACAAGCTGTTACTGATGTCACTCTATTTCGACCTTCCCTAccgttaggattgccttcatcggcagaccttattctgaccatggttaatgcctctatagaggccatacatcagaccaatatatctgaatttacggaatgctgggtatgttattcacctcaaccccctttttatgaagggatagccttatatgcagaattaacagtgaccaatgacaccatggctttacggtggcaatggcaagatggggttggcctcacggtcgcccaggtatctgggtgtggggtgtgcctcctgggtccgtccatgcttccccctacagagcttcaaacaacctgcaatctcactcatgttgttaactctagctttctctatattgttgcccctgctggcacttacttcgcatgctctactggtctcactccttacgttgtaacttccaccttcttagctcacaaagattattgtgtccttgtacaactcttccccaagctaacaatacattccaaagatgagttcctccatttttgggagggaggaacatctccgtcatgtgccaaacgggagcctatcactgccatcactcttgctgttatcctggggttgggtgccgccagagcaggcacaggcatcgcttcattagtcacctcacaacaacaatataatcaactctctttggcagtagatagacttgcaggaattacaaaagggtcttcaagacttaaaggactctatggtatccttgtctgaagtagtcctccaaaacagacgtgggctagacctagtctttctacaagaggaGGGACAatgtgctgcacttaaggaagaatgttgtttttatacagacaaaactggcctagttcaaaatagtattgacaaggtccgttccagtttggaggaacgaaagcataaccgggaaaagcaggagtcatggtaccaaaactggttctcctcttctcctctgtttcccacattactcccctctattcttctttcttttggaccttgggcatttaaatgactaacttcttttgtcaaagaacaggttgaatCTGCCACCAGCAATTCagtgtctgtccattaccacagacttcagctacaagaagaagagggccaaacacatgAGGTACCCCTTGGCTTTCCTTCGgcccaacttgatttttcttccttggctaacaataggtcatggtttcaattccctaaatggctgtgAGGCTCCCAATGACAGGATTATTATGttaccaagcccaggggcacaccgctaagctatggccgcagcaagagatgagaatattgtagggcccattccctggaggctatccacatagcctaagataggcagatcaccttccatgagctgtgatcgcagccaatgacgggattattgtggatccaggggtggaggcagcccTTATATCTTAAGACAggcgggccatcttcagtaactggtgctgggactggaagcataccatatagcctaagacagggtacctcgcccatttcaattatataaagagggaggaaatgtcagagaccatgacctgacctccctaggacaaaagaagaactaacagccttcatatggcccctcactgccctgaggacaaaagagaactagcagccctcccccgagaacaaacagctgctctgggagacgtcaTAAGAGAGATTccaagaagatgctccagaagattacagccaggtggccctacttcctccttccttgtacctcctccccctgtttttcccccttattgccctacctgctggttgattatggAAGAgctaaaaaaatccaacattaaacgagaccttgacaaaacctccgcttggtgtCCTTCTTATTTTccacccgttctttcaggttgcagccctcctcgaccaccccgcgtaacattggccccacaGGTTGGGGGCAGAACAGAATATGAATGAATTGTAGGATACCCTCAAACAACTAAACATCCAAATTATGGGCGTACCAGAAGGGGAATATATTAAAGCCAAAGacatagagaccatattcaaaatactattgaagaaaactttcccaaactcacagacagaagagagaagtaTCCAGATAAGAGAAGCTCACAGAATACCAGaatagaccaaagaagaaactcctcAAGGCACATAATACTTAaaactctaaaaagaaaaaaaaaaaaaaaatcaaagacagtGTGCTCAAACAACTCATTACATGCAAAGGCAATGTGATCAGAATTacctaagatttttaaaaagaaaccctgACAGCTATAAGAACTTGAAATGGAGCATTTCAAAATCGAAAAACCTattgcttccaacccaaactactgtgtTCAGTAAAATTATCCCTCATATTAgatgtttaaaaaattacataataaaatACAGCTCTataattatgtgaacacaaagccaaacctacaaaaattcttgagggaatactccatgctgaagagtcaaacaaccaaccacAAAAGCCTACAAGACAAAGAGGACAAGAACCAAAACTAGAGAAGACTTCAAAATGTGTAAaacccaagaaaacaccaaacctcaTAAAGCCTCCAACATTTCAGGGGTTAAATTGAATTTCACAGTTGCAAACTtatatattaatggtcttaactcacacatcaaaagacacaagtcaacaggatggatcaaaaaaatggGCCCTTCTATgtgatgtcttcaagaaacctacctcaccactaaggacagATACCTCCTCTGGGTGAAGGGGAGCAAAAtggttttccaagcaaatggaaataagaaataagtgggtgtggctatattaatatttgacaaaatagactttaaaccaaaaacaatcaaaaaggaCATGGAAGGcaactttttactcatcaagggaacaatccaacagaGGTCATCAAactcataaatctatatgcaccaaacagaaGTACACcacatttaataaaacaaaacctacttgaca
Proteins encoded in this window:
- the LOC101604773 gene encoding transcription initiation factor TFIID subunit 8-like, yielding MKWRGILQNVSQRPKEISSMARARWRHGGLGQRLRNDISEIGRSAKSYCEHTARTQPTLSDILVTLVEMGFNVDTLPAYAKRSQRMVITAPPVTNQPVTPKALTAGQNRPHPLHIPSHFPEFPDPHTYIKTPTYREPVSDYQVLREKAASHRRDVERALTRFMAKTGETQSLFKDDVSTFPLIAARPFTIPYLTALLPSELEMQQMEETDSLEQDEQMDTENLALHVSTDDSGAEKENASVLQQNPALPGSRNGEESVMDNPYLRPVKKPKIRRKKSLS